From the genome of Pseudomonas sp. gcc21, one region includes:
- a CDS encoding M48 family metalloprotease, with protein sequence MLRIKAATALLLQATLVYTLAVETPSAAASELNLPSLGDTSSSIMSREQERQLGRAWVSMLRGAVATLDDPLLKSFVEDHVYKLAETSQLEDRRLTFVAIDSPQLNAFAAPGGVVGVNGGLFLHAHTEAEFASVMAHELAHLSQRHFARNLQQQQRMRIPLMTAMLASVVLAAAGGGDAGFAALASTQAAAIQEQRRFSRQNEQEADRIGITNLQQAGYDPRAMPDMFERLAQLSRFSRTPPEFLLTHPVHQSRIADSRNRAEQLSGSHRKDSVAYQMMRARVQLQYEQSPGLAAQRFKLLLDEHDGEHDAARYGLALALTRSGQYEQAAQALTPLLESRSNDIAVNLSQVELDASRDRPELALQRLDRLLAVAPDNYPVLQSKADTLLGARRYKEAEQVINRLANLRDDDPDVWFLAAEIRGLAGNILGVHMARAEYFMLAGDLDQASQQLDLALKRADDNFVMTSRINARKQELARQREIIDSF encoded by the coding sequence ATGCTACGTATCAAAGCGGCCACCGCTCTCCTGCTCCAGGCAACGCTGGTGTACACGTTGGCGGTGGAAACCCCGTCCGCGGCAGCCTCTGAACTCAACCTCCCCTCACTGGGTGACACCAGCTCATCGATCATGTCCCGCGAACAGGAGCGCCAGCTTGGCCGTGCCTGGGTTTCGATGTTGCGCGGTGCCGTAGCAACCCTCGACGACCCGCTGCTGAAAAGCTTCGTCGAAGATCACGTCTATAAACTTGCCGAAACCAGCCAGCTCGAAGACCGAAGGTTGACCTTCGTAGCGATAGACAGCCCACAACTCAATGCGTTTGCAGCACCAGGGGGCGTAGTGGGTGTCAACGGCGGGCTGTTTCTACATGCCCACACCGAAGCCGAATTTGCGTCGGTAATGGCGCACGAACTGGCGCACCTGTCGCAGCGGCACTTCGCGCGCAATCTGCAACAGCAGCAGCGTATGCGCATCCCGTTGATGACCGCGATGCTCGCCAGCGTAGTACTGGCTGCTGCCGGAGGGGGTGACGCTGGCTTCGCCGCGCTGGCATCCACCCAGGCCGCGGCCATTCAGGAGCAACGCCGCTTCTCCCGTCAGAATGAGCAGGAAGCCGATCGTATCGGCATCACTAACCTGCAGCAGGCGGGATATGATCCACGGGCCATGCCCGACATGTTTGAACGGCTGGCGCAGCTGAGCCGTTTCAGCCGTACCCCGCCTGAGTTCCTGCTGACCCACCCGGTACATCAGTCGCGCATCGCCGACTCACGCAACCGGGCCGAGCAACTGAGCGGCAGCCACCGCAAGGACAGCGTCGCCTACCAGATGATGCGAGCCCGGGTGCAACTGCAATACGAACAGAGTCCCGGCCTGGCCGCACAGCGCTTCAAGTTGTTGCTGGACGAACATGACGGTGAACATGATGCCGCTCGTTATGGCCTGGCGCTGGCACTCACACGCAGCGGTCAGTACGAGCAGGCAGCACAGGCACTAACCCCCCTGCTTGAATCACGCAGCAATGACATCGCGGTGAACCTCTCACAGGTTGAGCTGGACGCCAGCCGCGACCGGCCAGAGCTTGCATTGCAGCGCCTGGACCGCCTGCTCGCGGTGGCGCCCGACAATTACCCGGTGCTACAAAGCAAAGCCGACACCTTACTTGGGGCGCGGCGCTACAAGGAAGCTGAACAGGTGATCAACCGACTGGCCAATCTGCGGGACGATGATCCTGACGTATGGTTTCTGGCGGCGGAGATCCGAGGGCTGGCGGGGAATATTCTGGGCGTGCACATGGCCCGCGCTGAGTACTTCATGCTGGCCGGCGACCTGGATCAGGCCAGCCAGCAACTCGACCTGGCATTGAAGCGTGCCGATGACAATTTTGTGATGACCTCGCGCATCAATGCGCGCAAGCAAGAGCTTGCGCGCCAGCGGGAGATCATTGACAGCTTCTGA
- a CDS encoding sulfurtransferase TusA family protein, with the protein MVVKSCESVADRLLDARGLSCPLPLLKAKLALNEMASGEVLQVSATDAGSQRDFERFAELSGHQLLNASIEGGEFHYWLRKKA; encoded by the coding sequence ATGGTTGTTAAATCGTGTGAATCAGTGGCCGATCGGCTGCTGGACGCTCGGGGCCTATCCTGCCCCCTGCCTTTGCTCAAGGCGAAACTGGCGCTGAACGAAATGGCGTCCGGTGAGGTGTTGCAGGTCAGTGCCACGGATGCTGGCTCCCAGCGTGATTTCGAGCGTTTTGCGGAGCTATCCGGTCACCAATTGCTCAATGCCTCGATCGAGGGCGGAGAATTTCATTACTGGCTGCGGAAGAAAGCATGA
- a CDS encoding AI-2E family transporter — MIRVFRNWIQRYFSDEEAVVLAIVLILGFAVVISFGNKLAPLLIGLVVAYLLQGLVLRLRRWHVPHALAVWTVFLLFVGILGALIGVVIPLVWRQMLALIGELPRMLVEWQDQLLHLPERFPAFVSEEQITQLIRTASGEFGQLGQWLLSQSLASLPLLITVLVYLILVPILVFFFLIDNEKITRWFVAHLPRERRLMTRIWTEMNQQIANYIRGKAVEIIIVGAVSYVCFAVLQLNYAALLAVIVGLSVLVPYIGATVATLPIAMVGIFQWGLGNEFMVLMLVYAVIQALDGNVLVPVLFSEAVNLHPVAIIAAVLIFGGLWGFWGVFFAIPLATLFKAVLYAWPRGVEADIEVPPMEEPRA, encoded by the coding sequence ATGATACGCGTCTTTCGTAACTGGATTCAGCGGTACTTTTCAGACGAAGAAGCGGTAGTCCTGGCCATTGTGCTTATTTTGGGCTTCGCCGTGGTGATCAGTTTCGGTAACAAGCTGGCGCCGCTGCTGATCGGGTTGGTGGTTGCCTATCTGTTGCAGGGGCTGGTGTTGCGCCTGCGTCGCTGGCATGTGCCGCATGCGCTGGCCGTGTGGACGGTGTTTTTGTTGTTCGTGGGTATCCTGGGCGCGCTGATCGGCGTGGTTATCCCCCTTGTGTGGCGTCAGATGCTGGCGTTGATCGGGGAGCTTCCGCGCATGCTGGTTGAATGGCAGGACCAGCTTTTGCACTTGCCGGAGCGCTTTCCCGCCTTCGTGTCCGAGGAACAGATTACCCAGTTGATTCGCACCGCCAGCGGCGAGTTTGGCCAACTCGGCCAGTGGCTGTTGTCCCAGTCGCTGGCCAGTCTCCCGCTCCTGATCACTGTTCTGGTGTACCTGATTCTGGTGCCTATTCTGGTGTTTTTCTTCCTGATAGATAACGAGAAAATCACGCGCTGGTTCGTCGCGCATCTGCCACGTGAGCGTCGATTGATGACACGTATCTGGACCGAGATGAATCAGCAGATTGCCAATTATATTCGTGGCAAGGCGGTGGAAATCATCATCGTCGGTGCGGTGAGTTATGTTTGCTTTGCCGTGCTGCAGCTCAACTACGCGGCGTTGCTCGCGGTGATAGTTGGGCTGTCGGTGCTGGTGCCCTATATCGGAGCCACGGTTGCGACCCTGCCGATCGCCATGGTCGGTATATTTCAGTGGGGGCTGGGCAATGAATTCATGGTGCTGATGTTGGTGTATGCGGTAATTCAGGCGCTGGACGGTAACGTGTTGGTGCCGGTGCTGTTCTCCGAAGCGGTCAACCTGCATCCGGTGGCAATCATCGCGGCCGTACTGATCTTTGGTGGCCTGTGGGGATTCTGGGGTGTGTTTTTTGCGATTCCGCTGGCGACGCTGTTCAAGGCGGTGCTCTATGCATGGCCGCGGGGCGTGGAAGCCGATATCGAGGTGCCGCCCATGGAAGAGCCGCGCGCCTGA
- a CDS encoding peroxiredoxin produces MSVELDTKVPDFTAVATSEKTVTLSELAGRKVVLYFYPKDSTPGCTTQGQGFRDLHDEFAAANTLVFGISRDSLRKHENFKAKQAFPFELISDADEALCKLFDVIKLKQMYGKEYEGIERSTFLIDENGVLRREWRKVKVAGHVEEVLRAAQALR; encoded by the coding sequence ATGAGCGTTGAACTGGACACCAAGGTGCCTGATTTCACGGCGGTAGCAACGAGCGAGAAAACGGTCACCCTGTCAGAGCTGGCTGGGCGCAAGGTGGTCTTGTACTTCTACCCCAAAGACAGCACACCCGGCTGTACCACGCAGGGCCAGGGGTTTCGTGACCTGCATGACGAATTTGCTGCGGCCAATACGCTTGTGTTCGGCATTTCGAGAGACAGCCTGCGCAAGCACGAAAACTTCAAGGCCAAACAGGCGTTCCCGTTCGAGCTGATCAGCGATGCGGACGAGGCGCTCTGCAAGCTGTTCGATGTCATCAAGCTCAAGCAGATGTATGGCAAGGAATACGAAGGCATTGAACGCAGCACTTTTCTGATCGACGAGAATGGCGTGCTTCGTCGCGAATGGCGCAAGGTCAAGGTCGCAGGGCATGTCGAAGAGGTCCTCAGGGCAGCTCAGGCGCTGCGCTGA
- a CDS encoding glycine cleavage system protein R yields the protein MSITPSQKEQFLVITAMGQQTTTLATLLTKLCMEHRCLIVSSRMSRHGTCTALLLQISGNWDALARLETSLPALAKREHFTLSMSRSKPLEERPQALPYNVFVTAAQRPELVAELCTFFQQLEIELEELFSFTYMAQHTGTPMLNLTLTIAIPAKTQLSWLREQFLDFCDELNLDAVIEPWRPLH from the coding sequence ATGTCCATTACCCCCAGCCAGAAGGAACAGTTCCTGGTTATCACTGCAATGGGTCAGCAAACCACCACGCTGGCCACCTTGCTGACCAAGCTATGCATGGAGCACCGCTGCCTGATCGTCAGTAGCCGCATGAGCCGACACGGCACTTGCACTGCGTTGCTGCTGCAGATCAGCGGCAACTGGGATGCCCTTGCCCGCCTGGAGACCTCGCTGCCGGCGCTGGCCAAGCGCGAACATTTCACGCTTTCCATGAGCCGCAGCAAGCCACTTGAAGAGCGGCCCCAGGCATTGCCTTATAACGTCTTCGTCACTGCGGCCCAACGGCCGGAGCTGGTGGCCGAGCTGTGCACATTCTTCCAGCAGCTGGAGATCGAACTGGAAGAGCTGTTCAGCTTCACGTATATGGCCCAGCACACCGGAACGCCGATGCTTAACCTGACGCTGACGATCGCCATACCGGCCAAGACCCAGCTCAGCTGGTTACGCGAACAGTTTCTGGATTTCTGTGATGAACTGAATCTGGACGCGGTGATCGAGCCCTGGCGCCCCCTCCACTGA
- the dapA gene encoding 4-hydroxy-tetrahydrodipicolinate synthase, whose product MISGSLVALVTPMDSRGGLDWSALERLVDFHLEQGTDGIVAVGTTGESATLDMTEHKEAIRRVVEQVAGRIPVIAGTGANSTREAVELTEAARSVRADACLLVTPYYNKPTQEGLYQHHRFIAEAVAIPQILYNVPGRTACDMLPETVDRLADIPNIIGIKEATGDMQRARELIDRVGNRVSVYSGDDPTAVELILLGGKGNISVTANVAPRAMHELCAAALAGDADLARRLNEALMPLHKTLFIESNPIPVKWAMNEMGLISDGLRLPLTPLSARCHEPVREALRQCSLL is encoded by the coding sequence ATGATTTCAGGCAGCCTGGTGGCGCTGGTAACACCGATGGATTCGCGCGGCGGCCTGGACTGGTCGGCGCTGGAGCGGCTGGTAGATTTCCACCTCGAACAGGGTACTGACGGCATTGTTGCGGTCGGCACCACGGGTGAATCCGCTACGCTCGATATGACCGAGCACAAGGAGGCCATTCGCCGCGTCGTCGAGCAGGTCGCCGGGCGCATTCCGGTTATCGCCGGCACCGGCGCCAACTCTACCCGCGAAGCCGTCGAGCTGACCGAAGCCGCACGCAGTGTGCGCGCTGATGCCTGCCTGTTGGTGACTCCGTACTACAACAAGCCGACCCAGGAAGGCTTGTATCAGCATCATCGTTTCATTGCCGAAGCGGTTGCCATCCCCCAGATTCTGTACAACGTGCCGGGCCGTACCGCCTGCGATATGTTGCCCGAAACCGTCGACCGTCTGGCTGATATCCCGAATATCATTGGTATCAAGGAAGCAACCGGTGACATGCAGCGTGCCCGCGAGCTGATCGACCGGGTCGGCAATCGGGTCAGCGTATATTCTGGCGACGACCCTACTGCGGTCGAGCTGATATTGCTGGGCGGCAAAGGCAATATTTCGGTAACAGCCAACGTTGCGCCGCGCGCAATGCATGAACTCTGTGCAGCTGCGCTGGCGGGTGATGCGGATCTGGCTCGCCGGTTGAACGAAGCATTGATGCCACTACACAAGACTCTGTTCATCGAATCCAATCCGATACCGGTCAAGTGGGCAATGAATGAAATGGGCCTGATCAGCGATGGCCTGCGCCTGCCACTGACGCCCCTCAGTGCCCGCTGTCACGAGCCAGTCCGCGAAGCGCTGCGTCAATGCAGCCTGTTATGA
- the bamC gene encoding outer membrane protein assembly factor BamC: MKPVTGALAVLIMGSSLSGCGYMFGDDGYFRDRGGDYQLATVEPRMEVPSGVQSKPLGDMLPVPGVTAPATADKFVVPRPQPMTVSADDAGFSLQQSGSRRWLLAASSPTELYGRVSRFFDDYQVPVADESSSLGEFETEWLAFDLQPSNPLVRRLAPSVGEGRRLEGREQRFRVRIEPGVQGANSEIHVLHMSRSQGGTQSEWPDNSDNSNLERALLAEMETYLNQSEAATAASLAVAMQGSVADTAELSEDGAGNPVLTIQRDFNRAWAAVGSAIGRADLAVADMNRSSGVYYVNLDQSASEQADDAGFFSRLFGRGEPEPESDADRVQVRLTQIGDQVQVTVERSIDSATDLGLARDLLTRIRDNLS; encoded by the coding sequence ATGAAGCCTGTAACGGGTGCGCTGGCTGTCCTGATAATGGGGAGCAGTCTCAGCGGCTGTGGTTATATGTTTGGTGACGATGGATACTTTCGTGATCGTGGCGGGGACTACCAGCTGGCAACGGTTGAGCCGCGCATGGAGGTTCCCTCGGGCGTCCAGAGCAAGCCGCTTGGCGATATGCTGCCGGTGCCAGGTGTGACTGCGCCGGCTACAGCCGACAAGTTCGTCGTGCCGCGCCCGCAACCCATGACGGTAAGCGCAGATGACGCTGGCTTCTCCTTGCAACAGAGCGGCTCGCGTCGCTGGCTGTTGGCGGCAAGCTCCCCGACCGAATTGTATGGCCGGGTGAGCCGGTTCTTTGATGATTACCAGGTGCCGGTTGCCGACGAGTCGTCTTCGCTCGGTGAGTTCGAGACCGAGTGGCTTGCATTCGACCTGCAGCCGAGCAACCCGCTGGTTCGCCGGCTAGCTCCCTCGGTGGGGGAAGGGCGGCGGCTGGAAGGTCGGGAGCAGCGTTTTCGCGTACGTATCGAGCCAGGCGTACAGGGCGCCAACAGTGAGATCCACGTGCTCCACATGTCGCGGAGTCAGGGCGGTACGCAATCCGAATGGCCTGATAATTCGGACAACAGCAATCTCGAGCGTGCCCTGCTGGCAGAGATGGAAACCTATCTGAATCAATCCGAAGCCGCCACTGCCGCTTCGCTGGCCGTAGCCATGCAAGGCTCAGTTGCCGACACGGCAGAGCTGAGCGAGGATGGCGCGGGCAATCCCGTGTTGACTATCCAACGTGACTTTAACCGCGCCTGGGCCGCGGTGGGTTCCGCGATCGGTCGTGCAGATCTGGCAGTGGCTGACATGAACCGCAGCTCCGGTGTGTATTACGTCAATCTGGACCAGTCGGCCAGTGAACAGGCGGACGATGCAGGGTTCTTCTCGCGTCTGTTCGGCCGCGGCGAGCCTGAGCCTGAAAGCGATGCAGATCGCGTGCAGGTACGTCTGACACAAATAGGTGATCAGGTTCAGGTCACCGTTGAGCGAAGCATCGACAGTGCCACCGACCTCGGGCTGGCGCGGGATCTGCTGACACGCATCCGTGACAATCTGAGTTGA
- a CDS encoding MBL fold metallo-hydrolase, producing MRYCSLGSGSRGNATLVECGRTRVLVDCGFSLRTTEQRLAAIGISPKQLDAVLVTHEHSDHVQGVERLARRHGIPVYMTAGTHHAMALPELPFERVQLGRRFVIGDLEITPVAVPHDAREPCQYIFDSGLHRLGILTDTGTITPWIVEQYAQLDALFLEANYDPVMLRNGPYPPRLQARVGGSLGHLSNQQAAGLLAEIDTSTLKHVAIAHISEKNNRPDLALGELSRALQGWPGQLCLAEQNQGLPWQDISGLSHHQFAASGSR from the coding sequence ATGCGGTACTGTTCGCTGGGTAGCGGTAGTCGCGGCAATGCCACGCTGGTTGAATGCGGCCGCACCCGCGTGCTTGTGGATTGCGGTTTCAGTCTGCGTACCACTGAACAGCGCCTCGCGGCCATCGGGATCAGCCCCAAGCAGCTCGATGCGGTACTGGTCACCCACGAACATTCTGACCATGTGCAAGGCGTTGAGCGACTGGCTCGGCGCCACGGTATCCCGGTGTATATGACTGCCGGTACGCATCATGCGATGGCGCTTCCGGAGCTTCCCTTTGAGCGGGTGCAGCTGGGCAGGCGTTTCGTTATTGGCGATCTGGAAATTACCCCTGTCGCCGTGCCGCACGACGCCCGTGAGCCCTGCCAGTATATCTTCGATAGCGGCCTGCACCGGTTGGGCATTCTTACCGATACCGGCACTATCACCCCCTGGATCGTTGAGCAGTACGCGCAGCTGGATGCGCTGTTTCTCGAAGCGAACTATGATCCAGTCATGTTGAGAAACGGGCCTTACCCGCCCCGTCTTCAGGCGCGGGTGGGTGGCAGTCTCGGGCATCTGAGCAATCAGCAGGCAGCGGGGCTGCTGGCAGAAATCGATACCAGCACCTTAAAACATGTTGCCATTGCGCACATCAGCGAAAAGAACAACCGGCCTGACCTGGCACTGGGCGAATTGTCCCGGGCGCTCCAGGGATGGCCTGGCCAGCTGTGTCTGGCAGAGCAGAATCAGGGCTTGCCCTGGCAGGATATTTCGGGATTATCCCACCACCAATTTGCCGCAAGCGGGAGCCGGTAA
- the purC gene encoding phosphoribosylaminoimidazolesuccinocarboxamide synthase: MEKRTELYRGKAKSVYTTDDPDRLILLFRNDTSAFDGKKIEQLDRKGMVNNRFNAFIMQKLEAAGVPTQFDSLLSDNECLVKKLDMIPVECVVRNYAAGSLVKRLGIDEGQALVPPTFELFLKDDAKGDPFINASHVVTFGWATAAQLERMQELTLKVNDILKQLFDEAGLMLVDFKLEFGLFNGEIVLGDEFSPDGCRLWDKETRKKMDKDRFRQGLGGVIEAYEEVAQRLGVSLP; this comes from the coding sequence ATGGAAAAACGCACAGAGCTGTATCGTGGCAAGGCCAAGTCGGTCTACACCACCGACGATCCGGATCGTCTGATCCTGCTGTTCCGCAACGATACGTCGGCATTCGATGGCAAAAAGATCGAACAGCTGGACCGCAAGGGCATGGTCAATAACCGCTTCAATGCGTTCATCATGCAGAAGCTGGAGGCCGCTGGCGTTCCGACCCAGTTCGACAGCCTGCTGTCCGACAACGAATGTCTGGTGAAGAAGCTCGATATGATCCCCGTCGAGTGCGTGGTGCGTAATTACGCCGCCGGGAGCCTGGTCAAGCGTCTGGGCATCGATGAAGGGCAGGCTCTGGTCCCACCGACATTCGAGTTGTTCCTGAAAGATGATGCCAAGGGCGATCCCTTCATTAACGCTTCCCACGTGGTGACCTTCGGCTGGGCGACGGCTGCGCAGCTCGAACGCATGCAGGAACTCACACTTAAGGTGAATGATATCCTCAAGCAGCTGTTTGACGAAGCTGGCTTGATGCTGGTCGACTTCAAGCTGGAGTTTGGTTTGTTCAACGGCGAGATCGTGTTGGGTGACGAGTTCAGCCCGGACGGTTGCCGCCTGTGGGATAAAGAAACGCGCAAGAAAATGGACAAGGACCGCTTTCGTCAGGGCCTTGGTGGCGTTATTGAAGCCTACGAAGAAGTCGCGCAAAGACTGGGCGTTAGTTTGCCCTGA
- a CDS encoding IS1182-like element ISCfr1 family transposase: MMGQLPGGQQRLFYSFNLEDHVPAQHLLRSIDQCLDLSDLRAYLADFYSPIGRPSIDPELMVRMLVVGYCYGIRSERRLCEEVHLNLAYRWFCRLGLEDEVPNHSTFSKNRHGRFRDSDLFRWLFNEVLRRCMAAGLVKGEGFAVDASIIKADASRQRGVAGDEVDWNDPKLSSRAVREYLEALDEEALAEALPKKISLTDPQSRWTAAPGGPAFFAYSTNYLIDTEHGVIMDVEATPAHRTAEVDSTRTMVERVKAQFDLTPERLIGDTAYGTAPMLAWMVEEKDIEPHVPVWDKTERKDDSLSSNDFHWNQEANEYRCPAGKPLRSEWRAFTQKRSRVTKAHTIIYRSSQTDCTTCPLKAKCCPNTPNRKIVRSIHEAARDVARRIAKTPEYLVSRCERKKVEMLFAHLKRIMKLDRLRLRGLTGATDEFTLAAAVQNLRRMAKLLPQGPPLTG, translated from the coding sequence ATGATGGGGCAGTTACCGGGAGGACAGCAGCGCCTGTTCTACTCGTTCAACCTAGAAGATCACGTCCCGGCTCAACACCTCCTGCGCAGCATCGACCAGTGCCTGGATCTTAGTGATCTGCGCGCCTACCTGGCGGACTTCTATAGTCCCATCGGACGCCCCTCGATTGACCCGGAATTGATGGTGCGCATGCTGGTCGTCGGCTACTGCTATGGCATTCGTTCCGAGCGGCGATTGTGCGAAGAGGTGCACCTGAACCTGGCCTATCGCTGGTTCTGCCGGCTGGGTCTGGAAGACGAAGTCCCCAATCACTCGACCTTCTCGAAGAATCGCCATGGGCGTTTTCGTGACAGCGATCTGTTCCGCTGGTTGTTCAATGAGGTGCTGCGGCGTTGCATGGCAGCCGGCCTAGTCAAGGGCGAAGGTTTTGCCGTCGACGCTAGCATCATCAAGGCGGATGCCAGCCGGCAACGTGGGGTAGCGGGAGATGAGGTCGATTGGAACGATCCAAAGCTCAGCAGCCGCGCAGTGCGCGAGTACCTCGAAGCCCTTGATGAAGAGGCGCTGGCTGAGGCTCTTCCCAAGAAAATTTCGCTCACAGATCCTCAGTCCCGTTGGACAGCAGCGCCAGGTGGGCCGGCCTTTTTTGCCTACTCCACGAATTACCTGATCGACACTGAGCACGGTGTGATCATGGACGTGGAAGCTACCCCGGCGCACCGTACCGCCGAAGTCGATTCGACTAGGACGATGGTTGAGCGTGTCAAAGCTCAGTTCGATCTCACACCGGAACGCCTTATCGGCGATACCGCTTATGGCACCGCCCCGATGCTGGCCTGGATGGTCGAAGAAAAGGACATCGAGCCGCATGTGCCGGTGTGGGACAAGACTGAGCGCAAGGACGACAGCCTCTCCAGTAACGACTTCCACTGGAACCAGGAGGCCAATGAATACCGCTGCCCAGCCGGCAAACCACTACGCAGTGAGTGGCGCGCCTTCACCCAGAAAAGATCGCGGGTGACCAAGGCCCACACCATCATTTATCGCTCCAGCCAAACCGACTGCACTACCTGTCCGCTGAAAGCGAAATGCTGCCCCAACACGCCGAATCGGAAGATCGTCCGCAGTATCCATGAGGCTGCCCGCGATGTGGCCAGGCGCATCGCCAAGACACCGGAATACCTCGTCTCTCGCTGCGAACGAAAGAAGGTGGAGATGCTGTTCGCCCACCTCAAACGGATCATGAAACTCGATCGTTTACGACTGCGCGGCCTGACAGGTGCCACTGACGAATTCACTTTGGCGGCGGCGGTGCAGAACCTGCGACGCATGGCCAAGCTTTTGCCTCAAGGGCCACCGCTCACGGGATAG
- a CDS encoding integrase domain-containing protein, whose amino-acid sequence MMTMMRNAGVGTRDMRAAGRLLLNKEVTKKALSFQSIASVDQAWRKFANHAHELGIRRLEHITFELVKSYGEELADDVIDEVYSETYAQRLVSAVNTVMHLANRSWRTVKPVVDCGIARRTAVRKHAPSGMDDSEVQAAVQDMRSKGQDEAAAITLLAKALGLRLKEASLINAAKAVRQAAEEGVIRVIDGTKGGRARTVPVLRDDQFAALEEAAVIQGTGRSVMPSELDWHTFREGKVKSARATLKAHGIARYHDLRAAYACQRYEELTGYPAPVVSGRIMDREADRDARAIISQELGHNRISVVAAYVGGLRCIR is encoded by the coding sequence ATGATGACGATGATGCGCAATGCAGGGGTAGGAACCCGTGATATGCGAGCCGCAGGACGCCTGCTGCTCAACAAAGAGGTGACGAAGAAAGCACTATCTTTCCAGTCGATCGCCAGCGTCGATCAGGCGTGGCGGAAGTTTGCCAACCATGCCCACGAGTTGGGTATCCGACGGCTGGAACACATCACGTTCGAACTCGTGAAGTCATATGGCGAGGAATTGGCAGATGACGTGATCGACGAGGTCTATTCTGAAACCTATGCGCAGCGACTGGTCAGCGCGGTTAACACCGTGATGCATCTGGCCAACAGATCCTGGCGCACTGTCAAGCCGGTAGTCGACTGCGGCATTGCCAGGCGAACTGCTGTCCGCAAACATGCTCCTTCCGGGATGGATGATTCAGAAGTGCAAGCAGCGGTCCAGGACATGCGAAGCAAGGGACAAGACGAAGCGGCTGCAATAACGCTCCTGGCCAAGGCTCTTGGGTTACGACTTAAAGAAGCATCTCTAATCAATGCGGCGAAGGCAGTGAGGCAGGCTGCTGAAGAAGGTGTCATCAGAGTGATAGATGGGACGAAGGGCGGACGCGCTCGGACCGTGCCCGTCCTCCGTGACGATCAGTTTGCGGCGTTGGAAGAGGCGGCAGTCATTCAGGGCACTGGTAGATCGGTCATGCCGTCCGAACTCGACTGGCATACATTTAGGGAAGGAAAGGTTAAGTCAGCGCGTGCAACCCTGAAAGCGCACGGCATCGCCAGGTACCATGACCTGCGCGCAGCTTATGCTTGTCAGCGATATGAGGAATTGACGGGGTATCCAGCACCTGTGGTGTCAGGCCGAATAATGGATCGGGAGGCGGACCGGGACGCGCGAGCCATAATCTCTCAAGAGCTGGGCCATAACCGAATCAGCGTTGTAGCTGCGTATGTGGGAGGTCTTCGATGCATCCGTTAG
- the cadR gene encoding Cd(II)/Pb(II)-responsive transcriptional regulator — protein sequence MRIGQLAEAAGIDTQTIRFYERQGLLEAPSRQDNGYRIYTERHAKRLAFIRRCRILNLSLAEIHDLQSYEDDPHQPCAAVNTMLDDHIGYVRSQITALHELERQLVALRGRCSDKREATDCGILAGINGGSEPADNYQRN from the coding sequence ATGCGTATTGGTCAGTTAGCAGAGGCAGCAGGTATCGACACCCAAACGATTCGCTTCTATGAGCGGCAGGGCCTGCTTGAAGCGCCAAGCCGGCAGGACAACGGTTACCGTATCTATACCGAGCGACATGCCAAACGGCTCGCTTTCATTCGTCGCTGCCGAATCCTGAACCTGTCACTGGCAGAGATTCATGATCTCCAAAGCTATGAGGACGATCCTCACCAGCCTTGTGCAGCGGTGAACACGATGCTCGATGACCACATTGGTTATGTGCGATCGCAGATAACCGCTCTACATGAACTTGAGAGACAGCTTGTTGCACTGAGAGGGCGTTGCTCGGATAAGCGCGAAGCAACCGATTGTGGGATCTTGGCGGGAATCAATGGAGGAAGCGAACCGGCTGACAATTATCAACGCAATTAA